The following proteins are co-located in the Bradyrhizobium sp. AZCC 2176 genome:
- a CDS encoding TetR/AcrR family transcriptional regulator, whose product MTRNPNMREAILSAAELLFSTRGFNAVSIRDIALEAGANPGSITYHFKSKDGLLLEIYKRHCGPMNKRRIELLVAARRVRDVRDRLEAIVRAYVQPAFSSSSDLAGGGARFTRLRAVMSAEGNAVVGRIIAEIFDDTTNAFIEAIEESLPHLPRTTIVWRSQFLLGALYYTLVSPERVTRLSRGEADGADMAEAIEQLVTATVASLQASDVDHIDTASLRTKPAQPPAKGAAGKRKENPAS is encoded by the coding sequence ATGACGCGAAATCCCAACATGCGGGAAGCCATCCTGAGCGCGGCCGAGCTGTTGTTCTCGACGCGCGGCTTCAATGCCGTGTCGATCCGCGACATCGCGCTGGAAGCCGGCGCCAACCCGGGCAGCATCACCTATCATTTCAAAAGCAAGGACGGGCTGCTGCTTGAAATCTACAAGCGCCATTGCGGGCCGATGAACAAGCGCCGCATCGAGTTGCTGGTGGCGGCACGGCGCGTGCGCGACGTTCGCGACCGGCTGGAAGCGATCGTGCGGGCCTATGTGCAGCCGGCGTTTTCATCCAGCAGCGATCTCGCCGGCGGCGGCGCTCGGTTCACGCGGCTGCGTGCCGTGATGTCGGCCGAAGGCAACGCCGTGGTGGGCCGCATCATCGCCGAGATCTTTGACGACACCACCAACGCCTTCATCGAGGCCATCGAGGAAAGCCTGCCGCATCTGCCGCGGACGACGATCGTGTGGCGGTCGCAATTCCTGCTCGGCGCACTCTATTATACCCTCGTCAGCCCGGAGCGGGTCACGAGGCTCTCTCGCGGCGAGGCCGACGGCGCCGACATGGCGGAAGCGATCGAGCAACTGGTCACCGCAACGGTGGCCTCGTTGCAGGCGTCCGACGTCGATCACATCGACACTGCATCCCTTCGGACGAAACCAGCCCAGCCGCCGGCAAAAGGCGCCGCTGGCAAGCGGAAAGAAAATCCGGCTTCATGA
- a CDS encoding amidohydrolase family protein, whose protein sequence is MHKPTIPGPDPDTRTPKFKLPALACDAHTHIFGPGDKYPYAPGRPYTPPDAPLEDFRALHRKIGIGRAVIVNASVHGTDNRVALDAIAVSNGTFRAVANIDDTITERGLRELHEGGFRGCRFNFVRHLGGVPDMAAFHRIVAMVAPLGWHIDLHFDAIDLPEYAEMLARLPVRYTIDHMGRIKASDGLDQLPFKTLIDLMTRDEKCWVKVCGCERVSSGGPPFHDAVPFARGIIETAPDRVIWGTDWPHPNVKVMPNDGDLVDLIPLFAPEPELQQKILVDNPARLFEF, encoded by the coding sequence ATGCACAAGCCGACGATCCCCGGACCCGATCCCGATACGCGAACGCCGAAATTCAAGCTCCCGGCGCTGGCGTGCGACGCGCATACCCACATTTTCGGCCCCGGTGACAAATATCCGTATGCGCCGGGACGGCCCTATACACCGCCCGATGCGCCGCTCGAAGATTTCCGGGCGCTGCACAGGAAGATCGGGATCGGCCGCGCCGTCATCGTCAATGCCAGCGTGCACGGCACCGACAACCGGGTCGCACTCGACGCCATCGCCGTCAGCAACGGTACCTTTCGCGCCGTCGCCAATATCGACGATACCATCACCGAGCGCGGCCTTCGCGAACTGCATGAGGGAGGCTTTCGCGGCTGCCGCTTCAACTTCGTGCGGCATCTCGGCGGGGTGCCCGACATGGCGGCCTTCCACCGCATTGTCGCGATGGTCGCGCCGCTTGGCTGGCACATCGATCTGCATTTCGACGCGATCGACCTGCCTGAATATGCCGAGATGCTGGCAAGACTGCCGGTGCGCTACACCATCGATCACATGGGGCGCATCAAGGCCTCTGACGGCCTCGACCAGCTTCCGTTCAAGACGCTGATTGACCTGATGACGCGGGACGAGAAATGCTGGGTCAAGGTGTGCGGCTGCGAGCGGGTGTCATCCGGCGGTCCGCCATTCCACGACGCGGTGCCGTTTGCGCGGGGTATCATCGAGACGGCGCCGGACCGCGTGATCTGGGGGACCGACTGGCCGCACCCGAACGTCAAGGTGATGCCCAACGACGGCGATCTGGTCGACCTCATTCCCTTGTTTGCACCGGAGCCCGAGTTGCAGCAGAAGATCCTGGTCGACAATCCGGCGCGGCTGTTCGAGTTTTGA
- a CDS encoding Bug family tripartite tricarboxylate transporter substrate binding protein: MANKRERYSLSRRGVSFAGVAALAAALLLPQAADAQNYPNRPVRLILPFGAGGVADVTARLVTEKLGEKLAQRFVIENMAGAGGINAARAVLSAQADGYTLALLSNGTAISVSLFKSLGFNPVTDFVPVSSMGYFDFIFVTQAGSPYPTLAEFIKAAKAKPGTLNVGTINVGSTQNLAAQLFKSTAGVDVTIVPFRSSPDVLIALLRGDIQMAIENYSAVQSHVADKAAIAVSSSGTIRTTFLPDVPTVKEAGGGDFEARSWNAIFAPKGTPPEVIKTLNAALREVLEMPELKKRALDLGIEAKASSPEEILDRLKADIDKWAQVIERARIAKQ, translated from the coding sequence ATGGCGAACAAGCGCGAGCGATATTCCCTGAGCCGGCGCGGCGTGTCGTTCGCCGGGGTGGCTGCGCTGGCGGCGGCATTGTTGCTGCCGCAAGCTGCCGACGCACAGAATTATCCGAACCGGCCGGTGCGGCTCATCCTGCCGTTTGGTGCCGGCGGCGTCGCCGACGTCACGGCGCGGCTTGTTACGGAAAAACTCGGCGAAAAGCTCGCCCAGCGCTTCGTCATCGAGAACATGGCGGGTGCCGGCGGCATCAACGCCGCGCGCGCCGTGCTGTCGGCACAAGCGGACGGCTACACGCTGGCGCTGCTGAGCAACGGCACCGCCATCTCGGTATCGTTGTTCAAGAGCCTTGGCTTCAATCCGGTGACTGACTTCGTTCCGGTGTCGAGCATGGGCTATTTCGACTTCATCTTCGTGACGCAAGCCGGCTCGCCATATCCGACGCTGGCTGAATTCATCAAGGCGGCCAAGGCAAAACCCGGCACGCTCAATGTCGGCACCATCAATGTCGGGTCGACGCAGAATCTTGCGGCGCAATTGTTCAAATCGACCGCCGGTGTCGATGTCACCATCGTGCCGTTCCGCAGTTCACCCGATGTGCTGATCGCGCTGTTGCGCGGCGATATCCAGATGGCGATCGAGAACTACAGCGCGGTGCAGTCGCACGTTGCCGACAAGGCGGCCATTGCGGTGTCGTCTTCGGGTACGATCCGCACCACATTCCTGCCTGACGTGCCGACGGTGAAGGAAGCGGGAGGCGGTGACTTCGAGGCGCGGTCCTGGAACGCGATCTTTGCGCCCAAGGGCACGCCGCCGGAGGTGATCAAGACGCTCAACGCTGCACTGCGTGAGGTGCTCGAGATGCCGGAGTTAAAGAAGCGCGCGCTTGATCTCGGCATTGAGGCCAAGGCCAGCTCGCCCGAAGAAATCCTCGATCGGCTCAAGGCCGATATCGACAAATGGGCCCAAGTGATCGAGCGGGCACGAATTGCCAAACAGTAG
- a CDS encoding PIG-L deacetylase family protein has protein sequence MSNAGKTGLVVTAHPGDFVWRAGGAIALHVKKGYRVKIACLSFGERGESQFAWKEAGATMEKVKAGRRDEAQRAAEMLGAEIEFFDAGDYPLRLTDKHFDRMVDIYRELNPSFVLTHALEDPYNFDHPNAAHFAQETRVVAQAMGHKPGAKYTYSAPPVFLFEPHQPEMCNFKPQVILNIDEVWEIKRKTFEILAAQKHLWAYYERVALQRGVQGGRNTGKPMTYGEAYQRLFPMAMEELA, from the coding sequence ATGAGCAATGCTGGCAAAACGGGCCTGGTGGTCACGGCGCATCCCGGCGATTTCGTCTGGCGCGCGGGCGGCGCGATCGCACTGCATGTGAAGAAAGGTTATCGCGTCAAGATCGCCTGTCTGTCGTTCGGCGAGCGTGGCGAGAGCCAGTTCGCCTGGAAGGAGGCCGGCGCGACGATGGAGAAGGTCAAGGCGGGCCGGCGCGACGAGGCGCAGCGCGCGGCGGAGATGCTGGGCGCGGAAATCGAATTCTTCGACGCCGGCGATTATCCGCTGCGGCTGACGGATAAGCATTTCGACCGCATGGTCGATATCTACCGCGAGCTTAACCCGTCCTTCGTGCTCACCCACGCGCTGGAGGACCCCTATAATTTCGATCATCCGAACGCCGCCCACTTTGCCCAGGAAACCCGCGTGGTCGCGCAGGCGATGGGCCACAAGCCCGGCGCCAAATATACCTACTCGGCGCCGCCGGTGTTCCTGTTCGAGCCACACCAGCCGGAGATGTGTAATTTCAAGCCGCAGGTGATCCTCAACATCGACGAGGTTTGGGAGATCAAGCGCAAGACGTTCGAAATTCTCGCCGCCCAAAAACATCTGTGGGCCTATTATGAGCGGGTCGCGCTGCAGCGGGGCGTGCAGGGCGGCCGCAATACCGGCAAGCCGATGACCTATGGCGAGGCCTATCAGCGATTGTTCCCGATGGCGATGGAGGAATTGGCATGA
- a CDS encoding 4-carboxy-4-hydroxy-2-oxoadipate aldolase/oxaloacetate decarboxylase, with amino-acid sequence MKTVVVRNIKRTDAELVKRLGALGVATAHEAYGRFGLMKPYLRPVWSGAETSGTAVTVLAQPGDNWMIHVAVEQCQPGDVLVVGCTTDNTDGMFGDLLATSLMARGVRGLVIDAGVRDAKSLREMGFPVWSKAISAKGTVKATLGAVNVPVVCAGINVVPGDAVVADDDGVVVIGRKDAADVVARGEKRVADEDGKRRQLASGVLGLDMYKMREPLAKAGLVYVDRLEED; translated from the coding sequence ATGAAGACGGTCGTCGTCCGTAACATCAAGCGAACCGATGCTGAACTGGTGAAGCGGCTGGGCGCGCTCGGCGTCGCGACCGCGCACGAGGCCTATGGCCGCTTCGGGCTGATGAAGCCCTATCTGCGTCCGGTCTGGAGCGGCGCCGAGACGTCGGGCACCGCCGTGACCGTGCTGGCGCAGCCCGGCGACAACTGGATGATCCATGTCGCGGTGGAACAGTGCCAGCCTGGCGACGTCCTCGTGGTCGGCTGCACCACCGACAACACTGACGGCATGTTCGGCGATCTGCTCGCGACCTCCCTGATGGCGCGCGGCGTCAGGGGGCTCGTCATCGACGCCGGCGTTCGCGACGCCAAATCGCTTCGCGAAATGGGCTTTCCAGTGTGGTCGAAGGCGATCTCGGCCAAGGGAACCGTCAAGGCGACGCTGGGTGCGGTCAACGTGCCCGTGGTCTGCGCCGGGATCAATGTGGTGCCCGGCGATGCGGTCGTTGCCGACGATGACGGCGTCGTGGTGATCGGGCGCAAGGACGCCGCTGATGTGGTGGCGAGGGGCGAGAAACGCGTTGCCGACGAAGACGGCAAGCGCAGGCAACTGGCTTCAGGCGTGCTGGGGCTCGACATGTACAAGATGCGCGAGCCGCTGGCGAAAGCCGGCCTCGTCTATGTCGATAGACTGGAGGAAGACTGA
- a CDS encoding catechol 2,3-dioxygenase: protein MTSEPIFDLAHLGHMELLTPRPDESLKFFVDVMGMTVSGQKGESVYLRGWDDYERYSLKLTGSKTSGMEHMALRARSPQALERRVTALKGSGFDIGWVDGDMGQGPAFRCRDPDGHIVELYYETEWYQPPPELKPALKNQAQRFPARGVNVRRLDHLNCLAVDIKANRLFFENYLGLRTTEQIVLNDGTEAAMWMTMSNKSYDFAYTRDHYGKAGRFHHVTYALDSREEILRAADIFLENGIHIETGPHKHAIQQTFFLYVYEPGGNRIEVANAGARLILAPDWKPIVWTEEERKKGQAWGLKTIESFHTHGTPPV from the coding sequence ATGACATCAGAGCCGATTTTCGATCTCGCCCATCTCGGCCACATGGAACTGCTGACGCCGAGGCCCGACGAGAGCCTGAAATTTTTCGTCGACGTCATGGGCATGACGGTCAGCGGACAGAAGGGCGAGTCGGTCTATTTGCGTGGCTGGGACGACTACGAGCGCTATTCGCTCAAGCTGACGGGCTCGAAAACATCAGGCATGGAACATATGGCGTTGCGCGCCCGCAGCCCGCAGGCGCTGGAGCGCCGTGTCACCGCACTGAAGGGATCAGGCTTCGATATCGGCTGGGTCGACGGGGATATGGGGCAGGGGCCGGCGTTCCGCTGCCGCGACCCTGATGGCCATATCGTTGAACTCTATTACGAGACCGAATGGTATCAGCCGCCGCCCGAGCTCAAGCCGGCGCTGAAGAACCAGGCGCAGCGGTTTCCGGCGCGCGGCGTCAATGTCCGCCGGCTCGATCACCTCAATTGCCTCGCCGTCGACATCAAGGCGAACCGGCTGTTCTTCGAGAACTATCTGGGCCTGCGCACCACCGAGCAGATCGTGCTCAACGACGGCACGGAAGCCGCGATGTGGATGACGATGTCGAACAAGAGCTACGATTTCGCCTACACCCGCGATCATTACGGCAAGGCGGGACGCTTCCATCATGTCACCTACGCGCTCGACAGCCGCGAGGAGATTCTGCGCGCCGCCGATATCTTTCTCGAAAACGGAATCCATATCGAGACCGGCCCGCACAAGCACGCGATCCAGCAGACCTTCTTCCTCTATGTCTACGAGCCCGGCGGCAACCGTATCGAGGTCGCCAACGCCGGCGCCCGCCTGATCCTTGCGCCCGACTGGAAGCCTATCGTGTGGACCGAGGAAGAGCGCAAGAAGGGCCAGGCCTGGGGACTGAAAACGATCGAGTCGTTTCACACCCACGGCACGCCGCCGGTGTGA
- a CDS encoding cytochrome P450, whose amino-acid sequence MVQHVDFTSEAFFRNPEAGVATLRAAGPVVFTRFPIIGRVWVTTTYEAAARVLKDSALFTLRKEGGVLGGVPWWMPKLIGTVANNMLTMDEPDHTRLRNIVDEAFRRRAVLDMEPHIRAIADRLADELFRDGSPADLVQRYARMLPLAVICELLGLPTADRPKFIAWANSMAHLTNAFGFLRLIGGLIKMRRYLQERLQLARERGGEGLIAELVRVEQEGGRITPDEMVSMVFLLLGAGSETTTHLISGSVFELLKDPARRDWLTADWSRAGLAVEEFLRFVSPVQFSKPRYVRRDVDLEGVKLRKGDRVMAMIVAANLDPDANECPERLDLERRPNRHLAFGTGIHFCLGHQLARIEGICALQPLFTRWPGLRLAVEPSQIHWRKRPGIRMIAELPVVAGA is encoded by the coding sequence ATGGTGCAGCATGTGGATTTCACCAGCGAGGCGTTTTTTCGCAACCCGGAAGCAGGCGTCGCGACCTTGCGCGCTGCCGGTCCCGTCGTCTTTACGAGGTTTCCGATCATCGGCCGCGTCTGGGTCACCACGACCTACGAGGCGGCCGCGCGGGTGCTGAAGGACAGCGCGCTCTTCACGCTGCGCAAGGAGGGCGGGGTGCTGGGCGGGGTGCCCTGGTGGATGCCGAAATTGATCGGAACGGTTGCCAACAACATGCTGACGATGGATGAGCCGGACCATACGCGGCTGCGCAACATCGTCGATGAAGCGTTCCGCCGCCGCGCCGTGCTCGATATGGAGCCGCATATCCGCGCCATCGCCGATCGCCTCGCCGATGAATTGTTCAGGGACGGCAGCCCGGCCGATCTGGTGCAGCGTTACGCGCGGATGCTGCCGCTTGCGGTAATCTGCGAGTTGCTCGGCCTGCCGACGGCCGACCGGCCGAAATTCATCGCCTGGGCCAATTCGATGGCGCATCTCACCAATGCATTCGGCTTTCTGCGGTTGATCGGTGGCCTCATCAAGATGCGGCGCTATCTCCAGGAACGCCTGCAGCTCGCCCGCGAGAGGGGCGGCGAAGGATTAATCGCGGAACTCGTGCGCGTCGAGCAAGAGGGCGGGCGCATCACGCCGGACGAAATGGTCTCTATGGTGTTTCTGCTGCTCGGCGCCGGCTCCGAGACCACCACGCACCTGATCAGCGGATCGGTGTTCGAACTGCTGAAGGATCCGGCTCGGCGCGATTGGCTAACGGCGGACTGGAGCCGCGCCGGGCTCGCGGTCGAAGAATTCCTGCGCTTCGTCTCGCCGGTGCAATTCTCAAAGCCGCGCTACGTACGCCGGGACGTCGATCTCGAAGGCGTGAAGTTAAGGAAGGGCGACAGGGTGATGGCGATGATCGTCGCCGCCAATCTGGACCCCGACGCGAACGAGTGTCCCGAACGCCTCGATCTCGAGCGTCGGCCGAACCGGCATCTCGCGTTCGGCACCGGAATTCATTTCTGCCTCGGCCACCAGCTCGCGCGGATCGAAGGGATCTGCGCGCTGCAGCCGCTGTTCACGCGCTGGCCCGGATTAAGGCTAGCGGTCGAGCCGTCACAGATTCATTGGCGGAAACGGCCCGGCATTCGCATGATTGCGGAGCTGCCGGTTGTGGCCGGTGCGTGA
- a CDS encoding DMT family transporter, producing MSAIQVVCAVAVPLLWGYQFVAIKVGVTEFPPLFFLALRFLAIALLLVPFVKRPARQQVGPVAAISIFLGGLNFGLFYIGLGLGSGSMSAVAYQLATPFTVLLAWPLLAERPSLTTSAGVLLAFVGVVVLAAEPGLSANTLPLLLVIGAAFAFAVSNILTKRYGPFDPLMLMGWSSLLTVPQVVLMSLLIEHGQLASLVTADERGWLALAYTIFIGGIIGFGLWFWLIARCSMGRVAPFGLLLPVFALISSVLFLGDRMTPKLIVGGLLAISGVAITQVRSTARPI from the coding sequence ATGTCTGCCATCCAGGTCGTCTGCGCGGTGGCCGTTCCCTTGCTCTGGGGTTATCAGTTCGTGGCCATCAAAGTGGGCGTAACGGAGTTTCCGCCTCTCTTCTTCCTCGCACTGCGCTTCCTGGCCATCGCGCTGCTGCTTGTTCCGTTCGTCAAAAGGCCCGCGCGTCAACAGGTCGGCCCTGTCGCAGCTATTTCGATTTTCCTTGGTGGACTGAACTTCGGGCTCTTCTATATCGGCCTTGGGCTCGGCTCGGGGAGCATGTCGGCCGTCGCATATCAACTCGCTACGCCCTTCACCGTCCTGTTAGCCTGGCCGCTGCTCGCGGAGAGACCGTCTCTCACCACGTCCGCCGGAGTGCTGCTTGCATTCGTTGGCGTGGTCGTGTTGGCGGCCGAGCCTGGCCTGTCGGCAAACACGCTTCCGCTGCTGCTTGTGATCGGAGCAGCCTTCGCTTTCGCGGTGTCCAACATCTTGACGAAACGCTACGGCCCTTTTGATCCTTTGATGTTGATGGGGTGGTCGTCGCTACTCACGGTGCCGCAGGTCGTGTTGATGTCGTTACTCATTGAACATGGACAACTGGCAAGTCTCGTCACGGCGGATGAACGTGGCTGGCTGGCACTCGCCTACACAATTTTCATCGGAGGAATTATTGGATTCGGACTTTGGTTCTGGCTGATTGCCCGATGCTCCATGGGCCGCGTCGCACCATTCGGCCTGCTGCTTCCGGTGTTCGCCTTGATTTCGAGCGTGTTGTTCCTTGGCGACCGCATGACCCCAAAGTTGATTGTCGGTGGGCTGCTCGCGATCTCCGGCGTCGCCATTACACAAGTGAGATCGACCGCTCGACCAATTTGA
- a CDS encoding TetR/AcrR family transcriptional regulator — translation MSHQTPVQLPRGRPRSFDVEAAVERAMGVFWSRGYHATALPDLLRATKLSRGSLYAAFGDKHSLFLRALDRYIADALIRMDIELDPRRAPVDGLRAYLAGYVDRTSGANGRRGCLLVATAMELAGQDAEVGRRIASFFKAMEARVAHALSRAKTAGKLADDVEPSSAARILVCFVEGLRVVGKTAPPRITSQATVDALLDRFIR, via the coding sequence ATGAGCCACCAAACCCCAGTGCAGTTGCCCCGTGGCCGCCCCCGAAGTTTCGACGTGGAAGCCGCTGTCGAACGCGCGATGGGTGTGTTTTGGTCGCGCGGCTATCACGCCACGGCGCTTCCGGACCTTCTTCGTGCGACGAAGCTCTCGCGTGGCAGCCTTTACGCCGCTTTCGGTGACAAGCACTCGCTCTTCTTGCGTGCGCTTGATCGCTACATTGCCGATGCCCTGATACGGATGGATATCGAACTCGATCCCCGCAGAGCGCCGGTCGACGGCCTGCGGGCCTACCTTGCCGGCTACGTTGACCGCACGAGCGGTGCTAATGGTCGGCGCGGATGCCTGCTGGTGGCCACAGCCATGGAACTTGCTGGCCAAGATGCTGAAGTTGGTCGTCGCATCGCGAGCTTTTTCAAAGCCATGGAAGCCAGGGTGGCCCATGCGCTTTCCCGTGCGAAGACGGCGGGCAAGTTGGCCGATGACGTTGAGCCTTCAAGTGCCGCCCGAATTCTCGTCTGTTTCGTTGAGGGGCTGCGAGTGGTCGGCAAAACGGCGCCGCCACGGATCACATCGCAAGCCACCGTTGACGCTCTTCTCGACCGCTTCATTAGGTAA